The following DNA comes from Methanobacterium alcaliphilum.
AGAATAAGACATATTTGCATCTGCACTTAGATAAAAGAGCGAGAATACTATGACATCAAAAATAAAGACCATAAAACTTGGTATTGGTTTTAAATTAGGTACTGTAAATTGCTATTTAATAAAAATTGACAAGGGATATATTCTGATTGACACGGGCCCTTCAAATAAGCGTTTTAAACTTGAAAAAGAACTTGAAAGTGCGGGATGCACGCCTGAAAATCTTAAGCTTATTATAATTACTCATGGCGATTTTGACCACACTGGAAATGCAGCATATCTGTGTGAAAAGTTCAATACAAAAATAGCAATGCATTATGACGATTTGGGAATGGCCAAACAAGGAGACATGTTCTGGAACAGAAAAGGTAATTTTTTCATTAAAAGAATAGCCCCTATACTCTTTAGATTTGGTAAATCAGAAAGATTTAAACCAGAGTTATATATTGATGATGGTGAGGATTTTTCTGAA
Coding sequences within:
- a CDS encoding MBL fold metallo-hydrolase, with product MTSKIKTIKLGIGFKLGTVNCYLIKIDKGYILIDTGPSNKRFKLEKELESAGCTPENLKLIIITHGDFDHTGNAAYLCEKFNTKIAMHYDDLGMAKQGDMFWNRKGNFFIKRIAPILFRFGKSERFKPELYIDDGEDFSEYGFNAKVIYIPGHSKGSIGILTEDGNLFCGDLLANTKNPVLNSIMDDTEAANISIKKLESLDINTVYPGHGNSFSMDVFLKNFLEMNEIK